In Oryza sativa Japonica Group chromosome 1, ASM3414082v1, the genomic stretch CCCCCTCCCCATCCTCCATCGTCCGGCCGTTTCGTTTCGTCTCCCCGCCGCGTTCTTAAATCCCAAGCCCAAGCCGCCCTCGCACTTCCTCTTCCCCCACCTCGCCgagctccacgccgccgccgcggcgccccgtCTCCCACGCCGCTTCGCCCCGTCGTCTGCGGGGGAGCCGCTTGGAGTCAAGAGCAGCGACCGGTTCAAGTCTCGGGGGACGACTCGACTCCTCCACGCGGGTCGCGGACTCAGCGGTGCCGTACTCTGCCACCCGTGTGTGCCTGATATATGTGAGTTCGTGCCTTTTCCCTTGggtggcggcagcagcagctgagtctcgtggaggaggaggtagcgTCGTCGGTCGGCACGCGTATGGCCATGGACCTCGTCCGCCGGGAAGCGGACCGGGGCGCCGCGCCGGAGTTCGTGGCGGTCGACATCGGGGGCGAGGCGGAGACGGCCGGGGCAGAAGCGGAGCCCGTAAGCGTCCTCGCTTGACTGGAATTCGGTTTGTTCGCGTGTGGTAATCTTAGTTCTTCTGACCTTGTTTGTGCGATCGTAGAAGAAGATGGAGTCCTCCTTCGCTGGGAAGGGCCTCGAGCGGGAGAGGAGCGGAGACGCCAATCCTTCTACCACAGGTCAGTTCATCACCATGCTGCGCTCATTCTGAAATTCTGATTCCAGGAACATCTCAGAGTCCAATTTCTTCCCCCTTTTACCACTACCGGGGTAGTATCAGTTAGAAATTATACTCGTAATCTCTAATTTCCGTTCATAATAATTAGTTTGGTGTTCTGAATTTATCGCCCGGATGGCCCTGTGCTGGATTCAGTTTGTCCACTGCTCCACGCATGCGTCAGCTTGCGTGGGATCCTCGAATGCATACCTTAAAATCGTGTGTCGTGTCAGATGCTTTGCGTGAGATAGCTGCATTCTCATCAATCCTTGGGAACAAACTCCCAACGTTACCTGCCACCAACTTGACTATCATGAAACTTGGCTATCCCCATGGGCCATGGGCCAGGCACCACACTGTACTACTATTAACTAGTACACCAAATCTCTGGCTGTACCATTGCTAATACTTGGTACAACTTTATAAGGGGTCACGTTGCCAATTGCATAGGGTTTGCAACCCGATGCAAATGATCCCCAAATCCTGCTTCCCATCTACCATTTCATGTGAATTTGCTTAAGAGGGTGCGACCAATTGGCTAGCATAAAAATTTAAAGGTCAGAGGGATCAATCCTTGCATCTAGATGATTCATGACGACAACATCTCTATGCAATAAATTAAGGAGTGGAAACCAGGTTTAATTATGAGTTTGACATTGTTATCCATAGGGCAAAATACTTGGATATAGGTCAGAAATACAAACATAAATGACCTGATGAACCACACTGGCCCAACagtctcccaaaaaaaaaagctaaaaattCATAGAGAAAAAATTAACCCACCATATCTGTGCAGCACTACTGCAGAGCTCAGAGCTCTGTTACTGTAGAAGCCTCCAGTTGCAGTTCTTCTGAAATATAGTAGCACTGCATGTGCTAGAAATCATCATAAGTTTATTGTGTTGAAAACGTAGTAATGCAACACATATCATCTTGTCCTATCTCCTCAATGTACTCAGATACGTATGCACAACTCAATATTGTATATGCACAGGTGTGTTGGCCGTGTATGAGAAGCAGGTGGTGCCTGTGCACGTTGATGGTAGCCCAAAGGAGCAGTTCCACCCTTCAACACCAACAGCTGGTGGGGCAAAGCGCCGACGAACAGGCAGACGGGTCCCAGGGTGGCGTGACCCGAGGAAGATCCTTTTTGCCTTCGCAGCACTGTGAGTTTGATTTTCCATTAAGGATAAAAGGCAGTAGCCTTCATCAGCTGTGTTGTTAATAGAAAATTACAGGGATACATTGCATCTTATGTGAATTAGAAAGTAGAAACACAATAATACGTAACAAAGATGATTGACTATATACAGAGAAAATCATGGGTATTGCATGCTATGATCGGCATCAATATCATAGGTCCAAAGAAAATTTTCCATAAATTTGATTGGATGTTTCTTATCATCTAAAATTCTAACGAATTTAAGTGCATCATCCTATAAGAGTTTCCGAGGAATTAATTCCTTGGGTCTTTCATTTGAACTAGGTGCCCTATGTAGagatatttttcataatatggTCATTTTCCCCTTTCATCTAGATAGGCCCTTTGTAGCTATTCTTGAAGCTGCCAAGATATGATTAAAACACCAATAGGGGTCCCTTCCAGACCAACCGTGTGCGCTTTATTTTGTTGCCTTGTCAGTGTCATGGCCAGCGGTTAGGAGCTGTGTACCTGCCTAGTTTTCCATTTGGTGAAAAGTTCTTAATAGCTTGCAGTTTGGTAAGATGTGTCTGTTTCAGTCTAGCTTTGTGTACCAATCGACCTCAGCTTGTCTTCAGATGAACAATTTTCCTAGCCCGTAGAATTAATTTGTCAGGGTTCTGTTATTTGTCAGGTTTAACATATTTTGTCAACATTTCTAGCTGTAATAGACTAAACTCTATATTTCTTAAGCCTTTAAGCTCTCAATTTGTTATCTGTTTGTTTTTAAATGACAGTGTTGTGCGGGCCAGTTATTCTTATAAACAGACTATGTACACGAAAATCTGCAATCCGTAGTACACGGTGACAACCCAAATGATGCAATGCATCAATGTTGAACCACAATTAATCAATGTTGtcatattattttcttttctcaactTATGGCGTGATCTTGAATTGACTTGAGAAATAGAGCTCTTATGGGATAGATATCTTATTATGCATACTGTCTTTAAAAAGAAGATTAAATGATTGCTTTGTAAACATATCCAAGACCTCACCTTGGTTCTGGGCTTCTTGCTTATAAGATGTGATCCACTACATGACCTCAAGCCCTTAACATATCTTGTTTGATTCGCAGGTCTAGTGTGGGCACGTTGATCTTGCTCTACTTCACACTCTCAATGGGGAGGATGACAGGAGGTCAGGCTGATGGCCAGTGATGCCATCTGACCGCACAGTTTATCACTTTTCATAGTGTTTCTGATGTTTGTAAAGATCAAGAAATGGACGGTTGGTTTCTATACTAGCAGTGTTACATCACTGCTTAATTATATCACCATGATTTAGATGTTTGTACAAAAATATGTAGGCCGTATGTTAGAG encodes the following:
- the LOC4325858 gene encoding uncharacterized protein isoform X2, with amino-acid sequence MAMDLVRREADRGAAPEFVAVDIGGEAETAGAEAEPKMESSFAGKGLERERSGDANPSTTGVLAVYEKQVVPVHVDGSPKEQFHPSTPTAGGAKRRRTGRRVPGWRDPRKILFAFAALSSVGTLILLYFTLSMGRMTGGQADGQ
- the LOC4325858 gene encoding uncharacterized protein isoform X1; translated protein: MAMDLVRREADRGAAPEFVAVDIGGEAETAGAEAEPKKMESSFAGKGLERERSGDANPSTTGVLAVYEKQVVPVHVDGSPKEQFHPSTPTAGGAKRRRTGRRVPGWRDPRKILFAFAALSSVGTLILLYFTLSMGRMTGGQADGQ